From the Methanobacterium aggregans genome, one window contains:
- a CDS encoding PAS domain S-box protein: MKGSKEFINNSTALKDISGLSEEYCHEIFENSGIPMMVLEDSVVSWGNKEFQKLTGYSNTELKGKNWNDLVFNENISIIMDLSIKNTPKISNKSNFSSKHKFNHLMNESTGKSLIFISHLPGKSGRIASIVSITDHDEVEKQLKFQANILENIQESVVVTGSHGMIKYWNEAATSIFGYSRDEVMGKSMAMICRENDEGKFLVTLKGISDGEKCAGEHECRRKDGSIIWMDVRTTEMFDEEGNQTGFLNVSKDITERKKVQNDMETALKEKEMLLDEIHGRVKNYIQMVLNFLEIQSKYLVDREDFGTIKDSKNRVNVMFFVHDCLFTTEDFATVEFSEYIQMITQNIVNSYTVTGGITFDVTVDNVLLDIETAVPCGLIVNELFTNSIKHAFPNGRKGHVVLNFSKDNHGICVLRVEDNGVGFQNVKVDKIGLNIVNSMVEALNGEINVSNHNGTSWVIKFRGSEY, encoded by the coding sequence ATGAAGGGTTCAAAAGAGTTTATAAACAATTCCACAGCTCTTAAGGATATTTCAGGATTATCTGAAGAATATTGCCATGAAATATTTGAGAACAGTGGAATTCCAATGATGGTGCTGGAAGATTCAGTTGTATCCTGGGGAAACAAGGAGTTTCAAAAACTCACGGGTTACTCAAACACGGAATTGAAGGGCAAAAACTGGAATGATCTAGTTTTTAATGAGAATATCAGCATCATTATGGATTTATCAATTAAAAATACACCTAAAATTTCTAATAAATCTAATTTTTCATCTAAACACAAATTTAACCACTTAATGAATGAAAGTACTGGAAAATCATTGATATTTATTTCACATCTTCCTGGAAAGAGTGGGAGGATTGCATCGATTGTAAGTATTACAGATCATGATGAGGTGGAAAAACAGCTCAAATTTCAGGCTAACATACTTGAAAACATCCAGGAGTCAGTTGTGGTCACAGGCAGTCATGGAATGATAAAGTACTGGAACGAAGCTGCAACTTCCATCTTTGGATACTCCCGTGATGAAGTTATGGGTAAGAGTATGGCCATGATCTGCAGGGAAAATGATGAAGGAAAATTTCTAGTAACTCTGAAGGGAATTTCAGATGGTGAAAAATGTGCTGGAGAACACGAATGCAGACGAAAGGATGGTTCAATCATATGGATGGATGTCCGAACCACAGAAATGTTTGATGAAGAGGGTAATCAAACAGGATTTTTGAATGTTTCCAAGGATATTACAGAACGTAAAAAAGTTCAAAACGATATGGAGACTGCTTTAAAAGAAAAAGAAATGCTTTTAGATGAGATACATGGCAGGGTTAAAAATTACATTCAGATGGTACTGAACTTTCTTGAGATCCAATCGAAGTATCTGGTAGATAGGGAAGACTTTGGAACAATTAAAGACAGTAAAAATCGTGTCAATGTAATGTTCTTTGTACACGACTGCCTCTTCACTACAGAAGATTTTGCAACTGTGGAATTCTCAGAGTACATCCAGATGATCACCCAGAACATAGTGAATTCTTACACTGTTACTGGAGGGATAACATTTGATGTAACCGTTGATAATGTGCTTCTAGACATTGAAACTGCAGTTCCATGTGGATTGATAGTAAATGAACTATTCACAAATTCCATAAAACACGCTTTCCCCAATGGAAGAAAGGGCCATGTAGTGCTGAACTTCAGTAAGGATAATCATGGAATCTGTGTACTTCGAGTGGAAGACAATGGTGTGGGATTTCAGAATGTTAAAGTAGATAAAATAGGATTGAATATTGTAAACAGTATGGTGGAGGCATTGAACGGTGAAATAAATGTTTCAAATCATAATGGAACGAGCTGGGTCATTAAATTCAGGGGATCAGAATATTAA
- a CDS encoding helix-turn-helix transcriptional regulator has protein sequence MDLKHTFELYEDVKNDMKFFISSDVRIKILMSLKEGPKNLADLRNEIHLSSSTILHGMNQLQGKDIILRDSGKYSLSQMGKMAANKIINLMETVNTLKNCKDLFLNHEVDCIPKDLIKDIGCLNNSTLVSSTVTDVMKPHRVLSQFLMDTTNIKYLSPVFYPKNAEMFVKTMEKDGKVDLVVTSGVLDKLKEILGTEEVQKSISSGNWGVRIADDDLKLSLTMGDEFIAMGLFSTDGSYDLNVFLISHDEEAISWGERLFKHYKYKSEELKI, from the coding sequence ATGGACCTTAAACATACGTTTGAACTTTATGAAGATGTTAAAAACGATATGAAGTTTTTTATAAGTTCTGATGTTAGGATAAAGATACTGATGAGTTTAAAGGAGGGACCTAAAAATCTTGCAGATCTCCGAAACGAGATCCACCTCAGCTCATCAACCATACTACATGGAATGAACCAGCTTCAGGGAAAGGACATCATACTGAGGGATTCAGGAAAATATTCCCTCTCCCAGATGGGAAAAATGGCGGCGAATAAGATTATAAATCTCATGGAGACAGTCAACACATTAAAAAACTGTAAAGATCTATTTTTGAATCATGAAGTGGATTGCATCCCCAAGGACCTCATTAAGGATATTGGATGTCTCAACAACTCCACTCTTGTAAGCTCCACAGTAACCGATGTAATGAAACCCCACAGGGTGCTTTCACAGTTTTTAATGGATACCACCAACATCAAATATCTTTCACCAGTATTTTACCCTAAAAATGCTGAAATGTTCGTTAAAACCATGGAAAAGGATGGTAAAGTTGATCTTGTAGTTACTTCAGGTGTTCTGGATAAATTAAAGGAGATACTGGGGACAGAAGAGGTACAAAAATCTATTTCATCAGGTAATTGGGGTGTAAGGATTGCAGATGATGATTTGAAGCTTTCACTTACAATGGGGGATGAATTCATTGCAATGGGACTTTTTTCAACTGATGGATCCTATGATCTCAACGTATTCTTGATCAGTCATGATGAAGAAGCTATTTCATGGGGTGAAAGACTTTTTAAACACTATAAATACAAATCAGAAGAGCTTAAGATTTAA
- a CDS encoding ferredoxin-thioredoxin reductase catalytic domain-containing protein: protein MSHEGVSDAEVDAFYSKVKEDAEAYGYHLNSDVAFTKDLLKNILINNKRYGYGACPCRLASGEKEEDLDLICPCDYRDPDLNEYGACYCGLYVTKEILEGKKKLSSIPERRPGPEERIKMKSTPFNAILTPSLPVWRCKVCGYLCAREEPPESCPICKVGKERFERFM, encoded by the coding sequence ATGAGTCATGAAGGGGTTTCTGATGCAGAGGTAGATGCATTTTACAGCAAGGTTAAAGAGGATGCTGAAGCTTACGGTTACCACCTCAATTCTGATGTTGCATTCACCAAGGATCTTTTGAAGAACATACTCATAAATAATAAGAGGTACGGCTATGGTGCATGTCCATGTCGCCTGGCATCTGGAGAAAAAGAAGAAGACCTTGATCTCATTTGCCCCTGCGACTACAGGGATCCAGACCTCAACGAATACGGAGCATGCTACTGTGGACTTTACGTTACAAAAGAAATATTGGAGGGTAAGAAAAAGCTTTCATCCATTCCTGAAAGACGTCCAGGGCCTGAAGAAAGAATTAAAATGAAATCAACACCGTTCAATGCAATATTAACTCCTTCATTGCCTGTTTGGAGGTGCAAAGTTTGCGGTTATCTCTGTGCAAGGGAAGAGCCTCCAGAGTCCTGTCCAATATGCAAGGTTGGAAAGGAGCGTTTCGAAAGGTTCATGTGA
- a CDS encoding glutaredoxin family protein: MSMQHVDGENKGKFVLYALSTCGWCKKTRMLLEDLGVEYDYLYVDLEEGDERSEAVEEIKKWNSQLSFPTLIVNDEICIVGFDEEGIREAAK; this comes from the coding sequence ATGTCAATGCAGCACGTGGATGGTGAAAATAAAGGAAAATTTGTTCTTTATGCTTTAAGCACATGTGGGTGGTGTAAAAAGACTCGAATGCTACTTGAAGATCTTGGAGTGGAGTACGATTATCTGTACGTTGATCTTGAAGAGGGAGACGAACGTTCCGAGGCTGTGGAGGAGATCAAAAAATGGAACTCTCAGCTGTCGTTCCCAACCCTTATAGTCAACGATGAAATATGCATAGTGGGCTTCGATGAGGAGGGAATAAGGGAGGCAGCAAAATGA
- the thiC gene encoding phosphomethylpyrimidine synthase, producing the protein MTQMQEARKGQITDEMKVVAEVEAMDIHKIVRGLADGRIIIPKNVRGKSRPMGVGKGLKTKINANIGSSSELEKVKWEVEKAKTAVKYGADTIMDLSTGSGLEKVREAIMQSVDVPIGTVPVYEAAVNASKTKGAVINMDGDDMFRAIENQAKAGVDFITVHCGITMETVEKVKSSNRIMGIVSRGGSFLAAWILQNQEENPLYSNYDYLLEVAAEYDVTLSLGDGLRPGCLHDASDAPQIQELVTLGGLVDRARDAGVQVMVEGPGHVPINQIQANMQIQKTVCKEAPFYVLGPLVTDLAPGYDHITSAIGGAIAASSGADFLCYVTPAEHLAIPNVDDVREGVIASKIAAEAADIAKGVKGSWEREVEMAHARRDFDWDKQFGLAFDGEKARKCRQRKPSSEDDMCTMCGDFCAIRIVRDNF; encoded by the coding sequence GTGACTCAGATGCAAGAGGCCAGGAAAGGCCAGATCACAGATGAAATGAAAGTAGTGGCTGAAGTTGAGGCTATGGACATTCATAAAATTGTCAGAGGACTGGCAGATGGACGTATCATCATTCCAAAAAATGTTCGAGGTAAAAGCCGTCCAATGGGTGTGGGAAAAGGCCTCAAAACCAAGATCAACGCCAACATTGGATCATCCTCCGAGCTTGAGAAGGTCAAATGGGAAGTTGAGAAGGCCAAAACAGCAGTTAAATATGGTGCAGATACAATAATGGACTTAAGTACAGGTTCAGGGCTTGAAAAAGTTAGAGAAGCCATAATGCAATCTGTTGATGTGCCAATAGGAACCGTACCTGTTTATGAGGCAGCAGTAAATGCTTCAAAGACTAAAGGTGCGGTTATAAATATGGATGGGGATGACATGTTCAGGGCCATTGAAAATCAGGCCAAGGCTGGTGTGGACTTCATAACTGTGCACTGTGGAATAACCATGGAAACAGTTGAGAAGGTTAAATCATCAAACAGGATAATGGGAATTGTGAGCAGGGGAGGATCCTTCCTTGCAGCATGGATACTCCAGAACCAGGAGGAAAACCCCCTTTACAGTAACTACGACTATCTGCTTGAAGTAGCAGCAGAATACGATGTCACACTGAGCCTGGGAGATGGTCTGAGGCCGGGCTGCCTTCACGATGCATCTGATGCGCCCCAGATTCAGGAACTCGTAACACTGGGAGGACTTGTTGACAGGGCAAGGGATGCAGGAGTTCAGGTAATGGTTGAAGGACCGGGGCATGTTCCAATAAACCAAATCCAGGCGAACATGCAGATACAGAAAACAGTCTGCAAGGAAGCACCCTTCTACGTGCTGGGACCCCTGGTAACTGACCTTGCACCTGGCTACGACCACATAACTTCGGCCATAGGTGGAGCGATTGCAGCATCTTCAGGTGCAGATTTCCTCTGTTATGTTACACCTGCAGAGCACCTTGCAATACCCAACGTGGATGACGTTAGGGAGGGAGTCATAGCTTCAAAGATAGCTGCAGAAGCCGCAGATATAGCCAAGGGAGTTAAAGGTTCATGGGAGCGTGAAGTTGAAATGGCACATGCTCGGAGAGATTTTGACTGGGATAAACAGTTTGGACTGGCATTTGATGGAGAAAAGGCCAGAAAATGCAGGCAGAGAAAGCCATCATCTGAGGATGATATGTGTACCATGTGCGGAGATTTTTGTGCTATAAGAATTGTGAGGGACAATTTTTAA
- a CDS encoding MFS transporter: METSRESKIGWTSLLIVSLSSFIIALDSTFMNVAITNLVVDLNTTVHVIQTIISVYALTMAALMLIGGKMQDVLGKKRAFLIGACIYGTGTVIAALSVNSTMLLIGWSILEGVGAALMTPATASIITGTYTGKDRAFALGIWTAMAGVAAAIGPLFGGFLTTFFSWRWGFALELVVIAVILIFSPKINNFPATMKRSEIDVVGGILSASGLLLIVLGILSLNQPSNWKMTPFLIGGGILFMVLFYIKEKNMIKEDKKPLTDIRLFKERNFTIGTLTRLIMQMALAGAVFVMPIFLQGVLGADAFTTGLVLLPLTVGLLIFSVTSSRLSSHVEPRRLISVGFLVAMAGALIMRYQFSLNTQIVDLLPGTFLIGVGLGLSIPLTANLILSSAGEDEQADASGVMSTGANLGSSMGTAIIGVVLIIGIFTGLSTAVEQNFPNEYSKQDIKDNLVTWAGKMKTVNIPDLKKDETSTAYKIVNSTISKAMQTAFDATTLLMFLGFLISLFLRPAPSGRVS, encoded by the coding sequence ATGGAGACTTCTAGAGAATCAAAAATTGGCTGGACATCGCTCCTAATCGTTTCATTATCTTCTTTTATAATTGCCCTTGACTCCACATTCATGAACGTGGCAATCACAAACCTCGTTGTGGATCTCAACACCACAGTGCATGTTATACAAACAATCATATCTGTTTACGCCCTTACAATGGCTGCCCTGATGCTTATAGGTGGTAAGATGCAGGATGTCCTTGGTAAAAAGAGGGCATTTCTCATTGGTGCCTGTATTTATGGTACTGGAACTGTAATTGCTGCCTTGAGTGTTAATTCAACTATGCTTCTCATTGGCTGGTCCATACTCGAGGGTGTGGGAGCTGCACTCATGACACCTGCAACAGCCTCAATCATCACAGGAACCTACACTGGAAAGGATCGTGCATTCGCTTTGGGGATCTGGACAGCCATGGCAGGTGTGGCTGCAGCTATCGGCCCACTCTTTGGAGGTTTCCTCACCACCTTCTTTAGCTGGAGGTGGGGTTTTGCACTGGAACTGGTTGTGATTGCTGTGATACTCATATTCTCCCCTAAAATAAATAACTTCCCTGCAACAATGAAAAGATCTGAGATAGATGTGGTTGGTGGGATATTATCTGCTTCAGGATTGCTGTTGATAGTTTTAGGTATTTTAAGTCTTAATCAACCTTCAAACTGGAAGATGACACCATTCCTAATTGGGGGAGGAATTCTGTTCATGGTTCTCTTCTACATTAAAGAGAAAAACATGATCAAGGAAGATAAAAAACCATTGACTGACATCAGGCTCTTCAAAGAACGAAACTTCACCATTGGAACCTTAACCAGACTTATAATGCAAATGGCACTTGCAGGTGCTGTTTTTGTCATGCCCATTTTCTTGCAGGGCGTTTTAGGTGCTGATGCCTTCACAACAGGGCTAGTTCTTCTGCCATTAACTGTGGGTCTTCTAATATTTTCAGTAACATCCTCCAGATTATCTTCACATGTGGAACCACGCCGTCTAATTTCTGTAGGTTTCCTTGTGGCCATGGCAGGCGCCCTTATCATGCGCTACCAGTTCAGCTTGAACACACAGATAGTAGATCTTCTGCCTGGAACCTTTCTCATTGGAGTTGGGTTGGGACTGTCCATTCCACTCACTGCAAACCTCATACTCTCATCTGCAGGTGAAGATGAACAGGCAGATGCATCTGGAGTAATGAGTACCGGAGCAAACCTTGGATCATCAATGGGAACCGCGATTATCGGTGTTGTACTTATAATTGGAATCTTCACTGGACTGTCAACAGCAGTTGAACAGAATTTTCCCAATGAATACTCAAAACAAGACATTAAAGATAACTTGGTGACATGGGCGGGTAAGATGAAAACAGTGAATATTCCAGATTTGAAGAAGGATGAAACTTCAACAGCCTATAAAATTGTGAACTCCACCATAAGCAAGGCCATGCAAACAGCCTTCGATGCAACCACCCTGCTGATGTTCCTGGGATTTTTGATATCCCTATTTTTAAGGCCTGCGCCATCAGGCAGGGTTTCTTAA
- a CDS encoding glutamate decarboxylase, whose translation MEGLKTLSGKKNLDKMRVSEREVTSTYGSRYFAESVPKYVMPEEGMPARAAYQLIHDELNLDGNPALNLASFVTTWMEPEADKLIMESIDKNFVDNDEYPQTEKIQDRVVNMLARLFNAPKKCHSVGTGTIGSSEAIMLGLLAHKWTWKKRRHAEGKPCNKPNIVMGADVHTVWEKFALYFDVELKLIPLERDTYTVTVDKVAEEIDENTICVGAVLGTTFTGQMDPIKEINGLLLDIKKDKGWDIPIHVDGASGGFVAPFLYPELEWDFRLEQVRSINVSGHKYGLVYPGVGWLIFKDKTDLPEELIFKVNYLGGLMPNYSLNFSKGSSTIIAQYYNFIRLGKSGYTDIMDNMMKNSQYLARKLEGSGKFEVINRDGMFPLVTVSLKDEEFTVFQLSEKLRQKGWIVPAYTLPENAEDVAVLRMVVKENFGREMVDLLVDDVMKSLKSLEREETTVKGEDQNPSLLY comes from the coding sequence ATGGAGGGATTGAAAACGTTATCTGGAAAGAAAAATTTGGATAAAATGAGGGTATCTGAGAGGGAAGTGACCAGTACCTATGGAAGCAGGTACTTCGCTGAAAGCGTTCCAAAATATGTTATGCCTGAAGAAGGAATGCCTGCACGTGCAGCGTATCAACTGATACACGATGAACTGAATTTAGATGGAAATCCTGCCCTGAACCTTGCAAGCTTCGTGACCACGTGGATGGAGCCTGAGGCAGACAAACTCATAATGGAGAGCATTGACAAGAACTTCGTTGACAACGATGAGTATCCCCAGACCGAGAAGATACAGGATAGGGTGGTTAACATGCTGGCAAGGCTCTTCAACGCCCCGAAGAAGTGTCATTCAGTTGGAACAGGGACAATAGGATCGTCTGAGGCCATCATGCTTGGACTTCTGGCCCATAAATGGACCTGGAAAAAACGGAGGCATGCAGAGGGAAAACCATGCAACAAACCCAACATTGTTATGGGTGCAGATGTGCACACTGTCTGGGAGAAGTTTGCACTGTACTTCGATGTTGAGCTGAAGCTCATACCCCTTGAAAGGGACACCTACACAGTTACTGTGGATAAGGTAGCAGAGGAAATTGATGAAAACACCATATGCGTTGGTGCTGTTCTGGGAACAACCTTCACGGGCCAGATGGACCCTATAAAGGAGATCAATGGCCTCCTGCTGGATATTAAAAAGGATAAGGGTTGGGACATTCCAATACATGTTGATGGTGCCAGCGGAGGTTTTGTGGCTCCATTCCTCTATCCAGAACTGGAATGGGATTTCAGACTCGAGCAGGTCAGATCCATCAACGTTTCAGGCCATAAGTACGGTCTTGTGTATCCCGGAGTTGGCTGGCTCATATTCAAGGATAAAACAGATCTGCCTGAGGAGCTCATATTCAAGGTGAACTACCTTGGGGGTTTGATGCCCAACTACTCCCTCAACTTCTCCAAGGGGAGCAGTACCATAATAGCCCAGTACTACAACTTCATAAGACTTGGGAAAAGTGGTTACACCGACATAATGGATAACATGATGAAGAACAGCCAGTACCTTGCAAGAAAACTTGAAGGTTCAGGTAAATTTGAGGTTATCAACAGGGATGGAATGTTTCCACTTGTAACAGTTAGTTTGAAGGATGAAGAATTCACAGTTTTCCAGCTTTCAGAGAAACTGAGGCAGAAAGGCTGGATCGTTCCTGCCTACACACTTCCTGAGAATGCTGAGGATGTTGCAGTCCTGAGAATGGTTGTAAAGGAAAACTTCGGAAGGGAAATGGTGGATCTGCTTGTTGACGATGTGATGAAATCCCTTAAATCCCTTGAAAGGGAAGAAACAACAGTGAAGGGGGAGGATCAAAATCCATCCCTTCTCTACTGA
- a CDS encoding AI-2E family transporter gives MLNIKKLSISTIFPIIILLTLLSFGILIPIISVVVLGAILAYYVRPIARRIKPFVRYETLAILIGMLILAAPIVALLYITAGQILTAAIQVFGSIPHSSASATSSATATAMNIKSSLATSQNSDSLNNLANLFLSNITAIAEKLISYLVNQIINLLEFLPTLAMQILILLFSTFYFARDGDKVVRYIKDIVPPEDKDFYRRIIHGTDDIMKSIVVGNVVPAVILGILSMILYYFLGYPYIVLLGILSGLSEFIPIVGPWIVYGVLGLFSILTGDITTGVLVIFFGWIIETTTDMYIRPKLSVNYSEVHPLVFLLGFIFGAVTLGIPGLFIGPLILGVTYSAYRAYREEVKDV, from the coding sequence GTGTTAAATATTAAAAAATTATCAATTTCAACCATTTTTCCCATTATCATACTGCTTACACTGCTTTCCTTCGGGATCTTGATCCCAATTATATCGGTTGTAGTTTTGGGGGCCATTCTTGCCTACTACGTACGGCCCATCGCCCGCAGGATCAAACCCTTCGTCAGGTATGAAACCCTTGCAATCCTGATTGGGATGTTAATTCTAGCTGCACCAATCGTTGCCCTGCTCTACATCACTGCAGGCCAGATATTAACCGCTGCAATTCAGGTTTTTGGTTCCATACCCCATTCATCAGCAAGTGCAACCTCAAGTGCAACTGCAACTGCAATGAACATCAAATCCAGTTTAGCAACATCTCAAAATTCAGACAGCTTGAACAACCTTGCAAATCTCTTCCTTTCAAACATCACAGCCATTGCAGAGAAGCTCATCTCCTACCTTGTAAACCAGATCATCAACCTGCTTGAATTTTTACCAACCCTGGCAATGCAGATACTGATACTTCTCTTTTCAACCTTTTACTTTGCAAGGGATGGTGATAAGGTGGTTCGTTACATTAAAGACATCGTTCCACCAGAGGACAAGGATTTTTACCGTAGAATAATCCACGGTACCGATGACATCATGAAGAGCATAGTTGTTGGGAACGTTGTACCTGCAGTCATCCTTGGAATTCTCTCCATGATACTCTACTACTTCCTTGGATATCCTTACATAGTACTCCTGGGTATACTCAGTGGATTGTCCGAGTTCATACCCATAGTTGGGCCTTGGATAGTTTACGGAGTTCTGGGTTTGTTCAGCATCCTCACAGGGGATATAACCACTGGAGTTCTTGTTATCTTCTTTGGATGGATCATCGAAACAACCACTGACATGTACATCAGACCAAAACTCTCGGTGAACTACTCCGAGGTTCATCCCCTTGTATTTCTCCTGGGATTCATATTTGGAGCAGTTACACTTGGTATTCCAGGGCTGTTCATCGGGCCACTGATACTTGGAGTGACCTACTCAGCCTACAGGGCCTACAGGGAAGAAGTTAAAGATGTGTGA
- a CDS encoding CBS domain-containing protein — protein sequence MIGKLSAQDIMIREVHVTGPTDLVAAAKLKMMRCNVGGLPVVDEKRLVGIITHRDVLLAGGEALGLKVNDLMSKELYVAEPETPIKEITKVMADKGYQRIPVVKNGNLVGLITQSSLIRALAGLED from the coding sequence ATGATAGGAAAGTTAAGCGCCCAGGACATCATGATCAGGGAAGTGCATGTAACAGGCCCAACAGACCTTGTGGCTGCAGCAAAGCTCAAGATGATGCGCTGCAACGTTGGAGGCCTTCCAGTGGTTGATGAAAAACGTCTTGTAGGTATTATAACCCACAGGGACGTTCTACTTGCAGGTGGAGAAGCACTTGGACTCAAGGTGAACGACCTCATGAGTAAGGAATTATACGTTGCAGAGCCTGAAACCCCCATCAAGGAGATCACAAAGGTTATGGCAGATAAAGGATATCAGAGAATTCCTGTTGTTAAAAATGGAAATCTTGTGGGCCTAATAACTCAGAGCAGCCTTATAAGGGCACTTGCAGGCCTGGAAGACTGA
- a CDS encoding methanogenesis marker 8 protein: protein MGEHVIEALGKTRVVVREGKVVEVGEPVIDYCPLFEKYRGIKRLTPEAVRENIEFRIKDFGMCTSDRNLRMKDFLSFGVSETIATLLDDGTLDCAVIVCEGSGTVVVTDPEFVQGIGGRISAFISTSPIDKIINTLGPENVLNPENAVIDQVEGVLKAIEMGYKNIAVSIVSAEDAVKLRQIEGEKGVKIYIFAAHVTGMSMEDAEALFNNVDVLTSCASKHVREIGEGRKVFSVGASIPIYGVTEAGKEFLLLRIEKIGGLKEKKGAKIPDPLI, encoded by the coding sequence ATGGGCGAACACGTTATAGAGGCCCTTGGAAAGACAAGGGTTGTTGTAAGGGAGGGGAAGGTTGTTGAGGTTGGAGAACCAGTGATAGATTACTGTCCCCTCTTTGAGAAGTACAGGGGAATAAAACGATTAACACCCGAAGCTGTCAGGGAAAACATAGAGTTCAGGATAAAGGACTTTGGAATGTGTACATCTGATAGAAACTTGAGGATGAAGGACTTCCTCTCCTTTGGAGTTTCAGAGACAATAGCCACACTCCTTGATGATGGAACCCTAGACTGTGCAGTGATAGTCTGCGAGGGATCAGGTACAGTTGTAGTTACGGATCCAGAATTTGTACAGGGAATAGGGGGTAGAATATCAGCATTCATAAGCACCAGCCCCATAGATAAAATAATAAACACCTTAGGTCCAGAAAACGTTCTGAACCCTGAAAATGCAGTAATAGATCAGGTCGAAGGTGTGTTGAAGGCCATTGAAATGGGATATAAGAACATAGCAGTTTCCATAGTTTCAGCAGAGGATGCAGTAAAACTCAGACAGATTGAAGGGGAAAAGGGAGTTAAGATCTACATATTTGCAGCCCACGTGACTGGGATGTCTATGGAAGATGCAGAGGCCTTATTCAACAACGTTGATGTTTTAACATCCTGCGCATCCAAGCACGTGCGTGAAATTGGTGAAGGGAGGAAAGTTTTCAGTGTGGGTGCTTCAATACCAATATATGGGGTTACTGAGGCTGGAAAAGAGTTCCTGCTCCTGAGAATAGAAAAGATCGGTGGGCTGAAGGAGAAAAAGGGTGCAAAAATTCCGGATCCACTTATCTGA
- the cofH gene encoding 5-amino-6-(D-ribitylamino)uracil--L-tyrosine 4-hydroxyphenyl transferase CofH encodes MKDIYERSLEGDITREDALKLVDANPFELFNVADRLRKEIVGDEVTFVANKAIDITDHCMIECEFCSFRDHTGYEMTVDEIVESVGHSQTIGATEICLFGGVMPHMTVDYYCDIISAIKNQYDICLHALSPVEIYQTAKSSDMTTFEALKALKKAGMDTMTGASAEILVDSVREKICPKKVSTQEWVDIVKEAHKLGIPTTSTIMYGSVETWEDRVDHLMILRDIQRETHGFTELVPMTFLGLNNKLGQETLGASGMDDLKVHAISRIIMGRDMPNIQVSWVKLGIRTSQIALCCGANDLGGTMMEDKISVAAGASYGEYMPREKMVEVIEAIGRVPVERTTTYERV; translated from the coding sequence ATGAAGGATATTTACGAACGTTCACTCGAGGGTGACATAACAAGGGAAGATGCTTTGAAACTGGTTGATGCAAATCCATTCGAACTCTTCAACGTTGCAGACAGACTGAGAAAGGAAATAGTGGGGGATGAAGTCACATTTGTGGCAAACAAGGCCATAGACATCACAGACCACTGCATGATAGAATGTGAATTCTGCTCCTTCAGGGACCATACAGGCTACGAAATGACGGTTGACGAGATAGTGGAGAGTGTTGGTCACTCCCAGACCATTGGAGCAACTGAGATCTGCCTCTTCGGTGGTGTTATGCCCCACATGACAGTTGACTACTACTGCGACATCATCAGCGCCATTAAAAACCAGTACGACATCTGCCTCCATGCACTGTCCCCTGTGGAGATCTACCAGACTGCAAAATCCTCTGACATGACCACCTTTGAAGCTTTGAAGGCCCTTAAAAAGGCAGGTATGGACACCATGACAGGGGCATCTGCAGAGATACTCGTGGACTCTGTGAGGGAGAAGATATGTCCCAAAAAGGTTTCAACCCAGGAGTGGGTGGACATAGTTAAGGAGGCCCATAAGCTGGGCATTCCAACCACGTCAACCATTATGTACGGAAGCGTGGAAACCTGGGAGGACCGTGTAGACCACCTCATGATACTCAGGGATATACAGCGTGAAACCCACGGCTTCACAGAACTCGTGCCCATGACCTTCCTGGGCCTCAACAACAAGCTGGGCCAGGAAACACTGGGTGCAAGTGGAATGGACGATCTGAAGGTTCACGCCATTTCAAGGATAATAATGGGCAGGGACATGCCTAACATCCAGGTCTCATGGGTGAAATTAGGCATCAGAACCTCCCAGATAGCACTCTGCTGCGGGGCCAACGACCTTGGAGGTACCATGATGGAGGATAAAATATCTGTAGCTGCAGGTGCATCCTACGGAGAGTACATGCCACGTGAGAAGATGGTTGAAGTGATTGAAGCCATTGGACGTGTGCCTGTGGAAAGGACCACCACTTATGAGAGGGTTTGA